CTTCATGGCCGCGTTCCTCAACCCCGGCGCCTGGGGCCGTTCGTTCACGTCGGCGCTCGACGGCTATCCCAGGATGGCCGGCATGTGGCTGGTCGGCGAGGACATGCCGCAGGAAACCAACCGCATCACGCTCGACCCGGTCGTGAAGGACAAGCACGGGCAGGCGGTTGCGAGCGTGCACTTCGACGACCATCCCAACGACATCGCGATGCGCGCACATGCCTACAAGCAGGGTGCCGCGGTCTATGATGCCGTCGGCGCCACCGTGACCTATCCGACACCGCCCTATCCGAGCACGCACAACCTCGGCACCAACCGGATGAGCGAGAAGCCGCGCGACGGCGTAGTCAACAAGTTCGGGCAGAGCCACGATATCAAGAACCTGTTCGTCTCCGACGGCAGCCAGTTCACCAGCGGCGCGGCCTGCAACCCGACGCTGACCATCGTGGCGCTGGCGATCCGCCAGGCGGATTACATTGCGGGCGCGATGCAGAAGAAGGAGATTTGACCTCAGGTTGCCATCGCGATCGCCCGGACGGCGATGAAGAGGGATTACGTATCCCCACCCAAGATGTCGTCCCCGCGAAAGCGGGGACCCATAACCACAGGGAGCAGTTTGACGAAAATCAGCCGTCCGGTACTCAGATCACCTGCGCTCGATGGATTCCGCGGTATGAGTCCCGGCGTTCGCCGGGACGACACCGAGATTGTGGATACGGCTCTCGCTGTAGCGGCTACTCGGCCGCGTCGAGAATCTGCGCCACCGTGGGCTTGAACTCCGGCACCGGCACCGTGCTCCGGGAGCGATAGATCAAACACGAACACCGCAGCAGCGAGGCGAAATTGTTGACCTCGCCGTGGTGGTCGAGCACCTCGTTGTAGAGCGTGGTCAGGAACTTGCCGAGGCTCATGCTCTCCTTGGCCGCGATCTCCTCCAGCGTGTCCCAGAATGCCATCTCGAGCCGGATCGAGGTGCAGTGCCCGCCGATCCGCAAAGAGCGGGTCTGGGATTCGTAGTCGCGTTGGGGCTGGTGCGCGAAGAGATGGCACATGGCGTCCTCCCGTCCTGTTGCCATTTTTTCACGATGCTACACCGCGGCCACGCACCCCACAATCAGGACGGTCACTGGAAATCGCATGATCCGGCTTGCGCGATTTTCTTGAACGTCCAATGTCTTCAATGTGATAGGCAGCCCTCTTCCCCAGGCCGCGACACCGCTGTTGCCCAACACATGCTTTTGACGCAACACGGCTTAAGATAGCCGCCGCCAGCGAATCCAGATCGCAAGCCCAAGCCCAGAGCCCAAGCCCAGAGCCCATGCCCGTCCGCCAATTGCCAGAGCAGGTCGTCAACCGCATCGCCGCCGGCGAGGTGGTCGAGCGTCCGGCGAGCGTGGTCAAGGAACTCGTCGAGAACGCCATCGACGCCGGCGCGAGCCGGATCGACGTCTTCACCGATGGCGGCGGACGACGGCGGATCGGCATCACCGACGACGGCAGCGGCATGACCGCTAGAGACCTGGCGCTCGCGGTCGAGCGCCACGCGACCTCCAAGCTCGACGACGAGGATCTGCTCCAGATCCGCACGCTTGGGTTCCGCGGCGAGGCGCTGCCCTCGA
The genomic region above belongs to Bradyrhizobium arachidis and contains:
- a CDS encoding ribbon-helix-helix domain-containing protein yields the protein MCHLFAHQPQRDYESQTRSLRIGGHCTSIRLEMAFWDTLEEIAAKESMSLGKFLTTLYNEVLDHHGEVNNFASLLRCSCLIYRSRSTVPVPEFKPTVAQILDAAE